CAATTAGAACTATTCTTTGGTGCGGATAAATATAATTCCTTAGATTCTTTAGAGAAAAAAAAATTTCTAGATTTAGCACTACCTTTCTCTTCAAGAGATATTAGAAAACTATACGATGATAAGTTGAAACAAATGTCTGCAAAAGAAAATTATCATTTAGATGTTTTTTTTAATGATAAATTATAAAAAGATTTTATGAATAATCAAAAAAGTAAAAATAAACTGAATTTCCTTTTAGTTCCTTTTTTAATTCTTTATCCTTTGTTTTTAAATTCTTATTCTTCTGAAAATGAGGGAGGAAATATTGTAGATGAGGCTGAAGAAATTATTCCTTTGATAGATGAAGTTATTCATAAGAAAAATAAAAAACAAAAATCAATTCAAAAAGATAAATTCGATATGGATGATAAAAAAACTTACCTAAAAGACTCAGTTGAAAATAAACAAAGTGAAGAGGATAATCTTAAAGATTCTATTAAAAATAAAAAAGCTAAAGATATTATTTCAAATCAAGAAGTACTTTTTAATGAGAAAAAAAAGGATAAATCTATAAATAAATTTTCACCTGTTCCTAGAGGAGGTGATATATATACTGGTCAATTTGAGATCCCCTTAAGAGGTTATATAAAGCTTAAAGATCAAAAAATATCAGTTAATTTGAAAGATTCAGATCCAATTGCGGCACTCAAATTGATCGGAAAATTGGGGAATTATGGAATAGTTATTGTAGAAAATGATAAAAAAGAACAGGACTCTACAGAAAGTAATAAAAAATTAATAACAGTAAGTTTTGATGAAATAGATATTTCTGATGTTTTCAATAGCATACTGATGTCGTCCAACCTTCAGGCAAAATTAGAAAAAAATATTATTTTTATTGGAGAAGATATTTTAAACAAAAGTCTAAATCCTAGCATCTCAAAGACTTATAGAATTAATCAAGCAAATGCAGCATCTGTCGCTGATTATCTGAAAACATTGGGAGCAAGAATATCCAAGGTTCTTGTAAAAGGTTCAAGTAACGACGGAGCAGAAATTTCAGATAGATTTCAACAAGCAAATCTAGAAGATAGTCTTATAGATCCATATGGTAATGAAGGTGGTCCACTCAATGGATTGATAGGGACGGTAGACCTTAGATTGCAGACAATTACTTTAATAGGCTCACAAGAATTAATAAATACATCAGAAAAATACATAAAAGCTATGGATCGAAGACATAAGCAAGTAGCTCTAAATGTGAAAATTATCGATGTTGCTTTAAGTAAGCAGGATACTAAGAGAAATATGTT
This sequence is a window from Prochlorococcus marinus XMU1419. Protein-coding genes within it:
- a CDS encoding type II secretion system protein GspD; amino-acid sequence: MNNQKSKNKLNFLLVPFLILYPLFLNSYSSENEGGNIVDEAEEIIPLIDEVIHKKNKKQKSIQKDKFDMDDKKTYLKDSVENKQSEEDNLKDSIKNKKAKDIISNQEVLFNEKKKDKSINKFSPVPRGGDIYTGQFEIPLRGYIKLKDQKISVNLKDSDPIAALKLIGKLGNYGIVIVENDKKEQDSTESNKKLITVSFDEIDISDVFNSILMSSNLQAKLEKNIIFIGEDILNKSLNPSISKTYRINQANAASVADYLKTLGARISKVLVKGSSNDGAEISDRFQQANLEDSLIDPYGNEGGPLNGLIGTVDLRLQTITLIGSQELINTSEKYIKAMDRRHKQVALNVKIIDVALSKQDTKRNMLEFRTGETRVISNAGLSVRTGNETPGIPDENSLVQTPFGGGGLAEGVFANWLMAKITNNDAKIMASPTLILGENNDPNLSGAAQVDDALGKATIGRPFSNEGFIKVGETVITKFERTVDEGGAATCIATEGTAGITFGAKVDKIDDNGYVTFSLSPAISSVTGTVEIIGCGIQSTLSVRKLDTGAIRVKNKDTLVLTGVIKDEDSTSTSKVPILGDLPLLGSLFRDSRDIKKKSELIILVTPKILNDDLSVNYEL